The nucleotide window ctgcctaaaccctttgagtggggggggcggtcctacttttatggagaaatcatagtttgtgtacaaaattaattcaattaatatataaattttatattatgtcaatccccttctggtatcttggccgattcggtggagtTGGGGGGAGagtgattgcatgtactgccctcccactctagccctctgagtggggggggcggtcctatttttatggagaatcatagtttgtgaacaaaattagttgagtcaccccacccctattctttaatgccaaatgcaatcttaagcagaaattataaaaggagcgaggattaatcgttttcactctaccgcccctctcATTTCCAGAcatagtttatgtaatttcacatgaatttatcataattattttaagaaagttagaattcaaacgaaatttttagtataagagtcatgattgagaagttctaaacccaaataattctaaatatagtcgccttttcccaacctttactcaatctgaaatttttctagttaaataaatttgggactataactcacaatttatacttcaattttattgaatattatttatcgaataattcttttttcggcggcgatcctcaaagccaaatctaaatatgtggggtatcttatcttctcaaggaacaaatcggttttatttgcaatgtattaagggtctataaattcatattagaatatttttcaagtacaacattatttgaatggtccttttttaatagtatgaaaaaTTAGCTTtaggtcagaagaatgcgtttcttctatgaagtatgcaagaaaaggattttggcgtcggaacccactgatgaataatgagctgtagttgtcaggagaatgcgtttctgcagtgaagaaaacgcttttgccgaactccattgataaataatgagctgtagatgtcaggaaaatgggtttctgcattgaagaatgcaagaaaacgctttttctttttatgaacgatgagctgtatatgtcaggagaatgcgtttctgcattgaagaatgcaagaaaacgcttttggcgtcggggcttcgtcccgaattctttttatgagcaatgagctgtatatgtcaggagaatgcgtttctgcattgaagaatgcaagaaaacgcttttggcgtcggggcttcgccccgaattctttttatgaataatgagctctatacgtcaggagaatgcgtttctgcagtgaagattgcaaaaaaaaaaaaacgcttttggcgttggggctttgccccgaaaccCACTatggaaccttatagcgctgccccagttgttttgtttttcgccgaaggttgagaaatgctgcgcttttttttctcatatatatatatatatatatatatatatatatatatatatatatatatatatatatatatatatatatatatatatatatatatatatatatgcttcacgtttatgcatagggttagggtttactgggcgttagggttagggtttggaaaaaaatcgccccccccccactccaaagttctggatccgccagtgcgtaactcgtcacggttgaccgctcgtctagcgctggcctggggcgatttgcgtcggctgactacacacacaccactacccccatctgtgccaccaccaggtttataacaatataatattaatataacaaaaaagaataaaagaatagTGGGAAAAAAAGCCTTGTAAGGAAAATCAGGGTAGTGTGACGtcaaaaacaattaaagaagAGGTAGAGAATTTAAAAGTGACAATGTGTTGtcttaagctttaataaaataaaattaatgtaaaggataaggagttcaagtattagagtaataaaatatatgctttatataggctttgttccgacatttttactgtgttccgcaatagtgacttcTTTAAAAATCCTGTTCAGTAATTGTGACTACCCATATCTCAGTCgaattgaatgtaaaatttaaatatctgttgaaaaactaaacaaagcgtctatttttatcggaaaatggatgggcaatgcctaaatgcttttagtttttccataggtctaaccattacggagccaaaaattgaaaactaaaagtggctgcaaactgttccgcaatagtgactctactctattatagatctaaatgaagATGTCCCTTTTTGTGTTGGCGATTATTGGTGCTATGTTCGGAAGATCCTTAATTTCCTTAATAGAGATTTCTTCCTAGCCTCCCTTTGTATTGAAATGACGTCATGGAATTAACTCGTTCAACACTTCCGGCTCTTGTTACTAAAACATATTTATCAGGTTTtagggtctagatctagtagatctaatatttattGATAGATTAACACGAAAGATACTGATTGTCTAGTCTACATCTAGGAGTAAGTCAGTGTGTTAGTCGTCTAAGTGTAACACTGTGACTGCAGTGTAGTCTCAAACACTCAGACAACTCAGTCACTGACTCAACGCCTCACTGACACTCACACTGTGACTGTGAATGTGAATAGAATAGTAATAGTCTCATAGTGTGAACTGTCTGAGTCTGTGTCTCCCAGACCAAATGTCTGTCACTCAGTCTCAGTCATACCACAGTAActactaaactagatctagatctagtcataagtGACATAAGCCTCATAAGCCATGATTATAATagaatttattagatctagtcataaGGCATGATAAGGATTGTGAcgattgtttaattgtttagactagtttagagtttagattctatttctagtcatacataaatacattcaaCATTGCATTGTTACTCATTGTAGTGAGTAGTGTGGCACTAACTGAGTCACTGTCAGTAACTCCGTTTATAATTTAAGTGTCACTGAATCTGTCCTGTGACACTTGTTGAACCTCGACCTACTATTGGCACTATTGCAAAGAtttgattttgaaaaattatcaaCAACCTGCAAAGATTTGAGAGATTACTAACCTGAGGACAGTGAGGTTGTAGGTATAaaatctatctctagatctataaatctaaatctatataatattattaatgtaGGGATCTGGATATCTATATTGTCAATATTGTCTAGTCTagagattagatctagatctataatctatattattatatatatatagatctagatttctagattatAGAATAGATTAAAAATATCTATAGTATAGACTATTAGAtagattatttatgttttaagttaataatattatttcatcTTTAGCCTAGTAAGCCAGTTTTTTAACTAATTTTGATGTAGAGATACAAGTACAAGGCTCATATTTGTATATTAGTACAAAAGACACTGACCAATGTTATctttaaagagagagagtaaaCACCTCCTTCTCCTTGATATTGAATTTATTGATATAGACATCTATAGACCATTTTAAAACCAGaatagatttatataaattatgtaaGACGCTAAGACAGCAATCTGACACTGTATTAAGTATTACTGCTGTAAAAACTGTAACACTTTTCCTAACAGGATAACCTTGAATCTTACTCCTGcgttaagtgtcttgattcaataacaatattcttaattATTTGGGAGTGTCAAGTTACTCCTTGTTACTACTGTACGCATAATTATTTAcgattatattatatatgtagtTAGCCACTATAGTATCAGACCCTAGACTCCAGGACAGGAAGAGGTTTGTGGCCTATAAAACACGATGACCAGTTGATGGTTTGAATTACATTACTTAACACATAAatctacccactatacaacccagattgcactttacctTTAAGAGCTTAAAAATTAGTGCAATACAAATGCCCATATATTCTACATGGCAAACAAGTTGTTTACACAAATTAGTTTGTAATATCTGTTAATTAATGCTGATAAACTTTAATTCATCAATGAGTGATAGAGTTTAAAAGTATATaatacggaaaaaaaaaaagtaaaataaaaatatttataacataGGTATGCTATTAACAAGGTTTGAAAAATGTTCAGCATATATAGCTATTTACTAGACATGTAGGTATCTGGCTAGAGCCGGATATCTTATTTTACTATCCGGCCATATCTGGCTCTGGACAAATATTTTAAAGCGCTATCTGGTGCACCTCTAGTACTGTAGTATTTTtgtataaaacaactgttgtttGAAATTGATTCCTGGACTTGCATTTGAATCTTATTTTTTAGATCTGAAAATGTCTGGAGCCTCTGCTAACCAGGCCTTAGCATCTTGCCCCGTCTCCTCACCATCCGACTCCAAGTATGTCAAGCTGAATGTTGGGGGTACACTGCACTTAACCACCATTGATACACTCTGTAAACAAGACACAATGTTGAGGGCCATGTTTAGCGGAAGAATGGATGTCCTGCATGATGTTGAAGGTATATGGTCACACTATTCTTGATCTTTActaaatgaatgttttttacttttttttaacccatatttctttttatttacaaagataGATTTACttaaactgtattttttttaatttattttaagctTTTATAAATCTTTCTTTAAAGAAGTAATCTAAaagtgcaatttaaaaaaaatcaatttcttttttaatattcaaatgAAATTGAATGGGATCCATTAGGATTATCTGATAATCATTCAACAAAAAATTGGCAAGTATGGGGATCAAACCCATTATAGCTTtgatatagcgctactttcatgcttaaagcatgctcaAAGCGCTTTGGTCTAATCTCCTTTGTgaaccagttgggggggggtgtatctaggagttggttttccatgctgcctttaggcgctcagtaaacgcaactctgcctgagtcgggtgtcgaatctcaagtccccttctaggtagccaagtttaAGTGCACTTAGCCTCTTGGCCACGCTTCCCATGATATTCATGTTAGTCACACAACACACTATCAACTTCACAGCTTTAGGAATGTCTAGATTTCCATCTATCCAATGTTTTCCTTCCAACTTTTGACGAGAGTGTTATCTAATAGTAGGAACTGAAAACATCATGACAACTGCATAGTAATtactcttttgtttttcaataacaATTAGGATGGGTCCTAATTGACAGGTGTGGTAAACATTTTGGATCTATCCTGTCATTCCTAAGAGATGGTTCGATCACATTGCCGGATTCTAGAAGAGAACTTGATGAATTGTTACAAGAAGCTAAATATTACTGTGTTCAAGATTTGGGTAAGTACATTCAATTCGGAGTTGGACAATTAGACATTTGGAAGCTGATTTGTTGACTAGCTAGCTCTACTTTACCTTTGATGTGTGCCTCGATGGCTTTTGATATTTCACAGTtgttaggattttttttttttttattgtatcttttttttctttctattgtatcTGGCTAATCAAAGGGTTGACCTCTTGTTATGGGGTGTGTGCTTAGCAATTGGTTTGAATGACTCAAGACAGCAAGATAGTTTTAGTTAAGACAGACAAGTAGAGAACGTGAGACTAAAAgattgtgttattgtagtgagttagattttgttcaaaaaatattattacataagtctagtacatttattttatctcagaacaacttgattttgtctatattttaataaaagttatatgtATTATTGTTAAACAGGAGGCTATTCAGGTTATTTgaaatttcattatttaaaatatattgtctACCAGCTGTTACTACTACAAGCCAACGCCCATCCACAACACctctaatttgtttttaatattaaaaaatgacaCTTTCTTGAGTACTTAGTCACTACAGGATTAAAAGATGCAAAGATCATTATATGTATAATTTTGCTGAGAAATCGATGCTATGCATGCAAATTCTTATAAATTACCCATGTATTATTTGTGTATTATTAGTCAATGAATGATTATTTTGACATTGTTTTATGCTTCATCCTTTTGTAGGCCTAAttcccttttaaaaaatgttaacctTTGTTTAGTCTCAAAAGATATAAAATTGAAATGCTGCTATAAAGTAGTAGTCATAGTTTTAGCAGAAATGTGAAATCTTGTTGACAAAATGAAAATCATAGGTTGTATTGCTGCTCTTAAACTAAGATGTagaaattaaaaactttttgagTGTGAGATGCCAAACCCTATCAGACGATGTTTAGCtgaaaaaaatctttctctttGTTATACAATCAAGTAGCAATTTTTGGTTGTATTTTTATACTGGTAGTAGTTAATGTGTTAAATTGTTTGATGATTATGTTAACAGTGAGACAGATAGACACAGCCATGAACATCCATGAACCAGAGCCTATCTGTCAAGTCCCACTGATCACATCACAAAAGGAAGAACAGATGCTGGTATCCAAGACATCCAAGGTTTCATCTCAACTCTTTTTCATAGTACAtccatataataatatttatacaaatttgagattttttaaaatttataatccAGTTAAAGCTGTTTTTTTATAGACTTAGTGTTAGTCAAACACAGATATGTCAGAGATTATCTGCAGATTTTGTTCTAGAACAGCTAAAGAGAAAGGGAAAACAGTGAAATAAACTagcttttcctttctttttgtgTAATTCTTGGTATATCTGCGGAACTTCAGATTAACTTAAACCAGTATATTTTGCTTCATATGTTTAGTAATTTGAAGCGTTGCTCTAGtgtttttgtaatttagtttgattgtttgatacttgcaagtttaaatgtagttttttGTTGCCCTCCTTCAGTcataacgactatggttcatctctatggttcatcttgtagaacatTTCTTCATATGACTGTGGACCCCTATTTCCGAGAGGCATTCTCATCCACATCTAATGCAGGTTAAGTTGGCAtatgctttggtggtagaggagcaaGGCGTTTTTTGTTTGGCATtctttcttccagagctgaggccaatAGTTTTTtgctgtctatagctttcttggtcaccatctctctccacatagtgtggTCTAGGGCTTTGTCTTCCAGTATTCAACATCAATGTCCACTGCTTTGAGGTAGCATTTGAATTCATTACATACACATATTCTTGGTGAGGaggaccagtttttcttgaactTGTCTTGAGTTGTCTATAAAGGAGGACTTTCAGGATGCAATTGTCCTCCCTCCTACAGAATTCAACTGGCATACAGATAAATCTGGAAAATCCATAGACTCTGATAATGGAAAGGTCTTAAGAACTCTTCTTTAAATGGAAAATTATTTCTTCGGAAAGTAGGTTCCACTCATATACATATTCATCTGCAACAAATGTGTGTACTTTCATTAATTACAGAACATCCACTTTGTGGTATTTGTCTAAAATAAACTAATGACTAATACAATTTAACAAATTATTGGTAATTGTTTCTTGCTCACAAAGACATGTAGTTGGATTTAActattctattctatactatttgatacctttaaaaaaaaaacagtgttgtaaaaatttatattttatttcagcCTGTAGTGAAATTAATCTGTAATCGTCACAATAACAAGTATTCCTATACAAggtaattgttgttttatttgttgttgctTTTCTCAAGTCTATATTCTGTAGTCAAGCACTGTCCAACTGGGCAAACGAATTATCTGATATTTCAAATCTCTGGGAAGGTTGGGACTGCTGGGTATTGTCTAGAACTCACTCTACTTTAAAGATCAGTTGGGGAACagttacaaaaaaatacttagtGGTGTGTTGGCTAGAGCAAGGTGTTAACTGCACCTACATTATAGACTTTATTAAGATCTCTACTTGAGGCCTGCACGAATGGGTCcaaatctaaaattaaataacTGTTAGCACCTTTTTCTATTCCCGCAATTGGTCAGATGTATTTCTTTTCCTTATCTGATTTTATGTTGCTTTCATTCCATTGttttaatattcttttattcCCAGCATGTCTGATGATAATCTGTTAAAAAACATGGAGCTGTTTGACAAGCTATGTCTTCGGTTCAATGGGCGTGTCCTGTTCATCAAAGATGTTATTGGCAGTAATGAGATCTGCTGCTGGTCATTCTATGGGCATGGGCAGAAGATTGGAGAAGTCTGCTGTACATCCATTGTTTATGGTACAGACAAGAAACACACAAAGGTCTGTATATGTTCTGATCATGGTACTGTGAAATGTATCTCCTCACAAGCATCTATTCTACACTTCtactgcttttaaaaaaatattacattctAGCTTCTGGATGGTGGGGGATGGCAATGTGAAGGATTCAAATCCATGATCATTGACCCAtcaaacgacagtccaaagcgcataccacatgaccacaCAGCTATccttaatattgttttttttttaaacattatttttcaaattaaattactttttgtGCTATGACTTAATTGCATAAAAGAAAGACATATTGCAATGAAAAAGTTATTGAACATAAACAGAATGAGCTTTATACTGATGAGATAGGCTACACTATTTTGTTGCTCTTCTGTTCTAaaagttcaaactttttatGCTTTAATCTTCTACTGCTTTAAAAATTTGTGTGTGCATTTTGTAATTTGAGGTGTTTTGCCAAATTGATGCATActtctgagaaaaaaaaacgaataagCTAATTTTGTTATGCtggtattatttatttctataataaCACTATATGTGTGctctttttaaaatgaaatgtatttacaaactatattttttttcctatttgatACTAGGTTGAGTTTCCAGAAGCCAGAATCTTTGAAGAAACATTAAACGTTTTGCTGTATGAACACAGAGGGAAAGGACCAGATGCTGAACTCATGCAAGCTACTAGAGGATACAGGGATCATGGCACTGGATACCATAGCGATGATGAGGAGGACAAGCTAGATAGGGCCTTGCGCAGAAAGTAAATTTGAAATCTTAAGTCATTGGTCAAATTATGagtcaaaagatttttttctttttttttctggaatgactaaacatatttttttttttgctttgattataTTTGGACTGTTGAGGCTAATAAGTGTATTAAATCTCTGAGATAATTATTTatactaaaacaaaatagattttatgtTAGAAATAGAAAGGTTTGCAATACACTGAAGAGGCATATGGCCAAGTGGTAGGTGATAGGCTGTTAAACTGAGAGTCTTCAGACCCTATTCTTTGTAACACTTACCTTACTTATGGCTGTATGCCATGAAGTGGTCACTTGTTAAACTGATGACAATAAAGGGTTACAACTTTAGTGGCAAAGAATATTGTGAGTCTCTAAACTTGTTACTATCTTCACAAGACTGTGtcatctataaataaatgtccAGTGGTCTACATCATATCAGCATTCTTGACTTGTAGCTGTGCGGTGATTGTCCTTACTGGTCTTGTTCATCTAAGTATATTGCCTCAGTTTAAACATAGCACTTATAAAAGCTGCATGTCTCTAAATACAAAACATATTTTGGTCATCcaaaataattcaatttttaGTTATAATCGTGAGAAAAATCAACAGTCTGCATAAGCTTGTAAAAActtatttaatgtttcaatcTGTGCAATCTCATGAGCAGATATCATGCTGTGATGTATTTACTCATTGGATGCTTGTAGCATATCTGTTGTGCATGCTGTGAGTTGGTGTAATTGTGATCCTTGTAAATGCACTTAATTAAAAAGAGGGCATGTTGAAAGAACGGTTATGTTTGTGTTTTCAATGAGCTATGTTCACAGGCCAGTCTGAACATTATTGTATCTGTTCTGTAAACATTTAAGGTAAACAATATGTATTGACCTAAATATTTGTACTTTCTTGAATGTTTGAAAACAATTTAATGTTTCCTATTTTTATGATaaatatacttatatttttattgaGACATGAATTTCAGTGTAGCTACTATTACAgaatctttcttttgtttttgaaatcacagAATTACTAATTAGTACTTGAAGCAaagtgtttttatgtttgtaacTTGGGTCCTTCTAATTTGAATGAAAATTATtaagcatttatttcttttggaTTAGCAAATAACTAGGAACACACTCACTCTACTTGCAATATATGTTGAAGTGTGCGTTGTGTTGTAATGAATGAATATAAAGTTGTGCAATATGACTGTCTATGTAGATGTATGCTAAAAGAAATTGCAAAGCTTTTCAATTAACTGGCTGACATCCTTAACACATTCTGGGCATACATCTTCAAAACACATTATGTCATTGGAATTCCTCACATTCATGTTTTGACTGTACCTGTATGTTATTGAATGTAGATTGATCTTGTCACTCAGTTATGAAATCCCATTTGCTCATatatttaattactttgtttttcttttgaaagTTATCCATTTAGAAATCAGTTCTGAAAGTTAGTTTAATTTTGAGATAAGTAATGAAACATTGTTTTTCAATGTATTGCTTGTAATATTTCCTAATTGTCCTTAATATAAACTATCTTTGTGCAAATGTATCTCTGTTAACAAAGGTAATACAAATTATTCATTGATCTGTAGTATCACAGATGAAAACCTTTTGTAATAGTAATCaatgaattttttattattttttttatatatgattcaaattaattttattttattccttaacatttttagttattaataaattattgttgttttcaTGTGATTATAATGTCATAATTTATAAATGATGATTagtgtataaataaaaaaaaattaatcttctAAATGTTACTTGTATTGtcattgttacaaagcttatattaactcatgCTGAATGGCAGAGTCTGTTTCACTTCTTTTTCCCCACTTTTTATTCTTGGattaaattgaaactttgcacaattatccaATGTGattgacaatacatgaatcaatataaaattaactatttgggggtaattaattttgttttagatatttaaaaaaatgtaagtaaATATTGCACTTTTGAAAGATGTGGCAGTAAATGTCCAGTTTTTCCATGacctttttttaagtttttttttgtttatatttttgagttaatttcctaaaaaaaaaaatgccttgcTTCAAAATTAAGTGACAAATTCATAATTAAGAAATTCTTCAAAGTAAGGATGACTAGTTTAGATCATGTCTTTTGAATGTCcataaaaaaatagagattGATGAGACTTATCTGGAAAACAAAATAGCCATTAGATCAGTAAACCGTAGAAAAAGCCTATACATAACCAGACTAGGTATTCCATTATTGGCTTCTTTATGATCTAAGGCAGTGACAAAGTTTCATTTCACCTCACAATTttgttgttaaacatttttatttaaatgaaagatGCAAATGTTAATATTAATGTTAAGGCTTTGGTGTAGAGTTCTTAGCTAAGAACTAAAAATAATCTATGAGttagttttatgttttcaaactaTTAAATTCAATTACATGCATAAGGAAATGTTATAGTTATTTCATTGACCCCCACAAGGAACTGCAATGTAATGGTAACTtttgaaataacatttaaatGATACAGAAAGAGCCTGAGCACTATCTACTTCCCTCTTATACTACTCTTTTCTATCAGAGAGATTTAAGTGTTCAGTtctacatttttattacaatgcTTAACTCACTCAGTCaggtaaaaacttttttaacatatttttttctcccatttcgcATCAAggtaaaactttgcacaattattcattgaacatgacaagacatgaatcaataaaataaaaattaaccaattagttaactaattgttggtgattaataattttgtttgataccgaaaTAAGAGGAATAAATGCTAACTAATGAGAGatgcagatatatatatatatatggattaaaTCCCCTTATTATGTTTGACACgatttttctcccacttcccattctctgatcaagtttcATAGCCAATGCCAATaaatgaatcaatccaaaaattaagcACCTACTTCATCATttagtaataattaattaattttgttttatatagcagaaagacAGCTAAACCCTGCAATTTTCAGAGAAATGGCAGAAATTAGAGCttcttccccttaaataagctttgtttttttaaagtattattttttgcaTTGCTTGTTCATTTCAAAATAACTGTGCAAGTCTGTTGTTCATTTGCTAGTCTAGCTGGGACAAACTTGACATTAGTAGCTAAACTGTCAGCCAATCAACTTAGTTTATTGAAAGTAAACTCACTTCATGTATCAcatgtggatcttgtaataaagagaaagaagttTAAAATGACAACAATACAAAATAGTGCAAATAGTAAATAACACAAAATATAGGGTTattctatatacatatatatatttaattatacatTGTTTAACATTAGAAAAGTTAAAAGAATAATTATATACATGAGTTTCAACCATTCACCTTCATGGGTGGCTTcaacaaagttaaaaaaaaaaaatagaaacaatcaactTTACTTTAAATCATTCACTTTCATACCAGTTGCCACTCACTGCTACAAGTGGCAATCAAACATAAACACGGTATTAAAATTAATACACAGCATTATAATTTTCCATGATTCACACATTAACATACTATTTATCAAACAAACAACATGGGGCTTATTTAAAGCAATTTAGACAATTGTTCATGAATCAAACGTAATTGGGGAAGGGAGGAaataaaagaacatgaagaccTTAACAATTGCAATCCTACATTTCACAAGCAACTGTGTCTTCAAAGTGAACTTTGGATTTTAAATGCTAGTTTCAGAAGCCCATACAGTACTTTTTACAATTGAACAAGTTGTaagaatatacaaaaaaaagttcttaaaagTTTCTGGAAGCAGtttatttctgttgttttttttcagtagtGGTCTAGAGCCTGGACATTAGTAGACGTCAAACTGTGTGTGATGGTGGCTGTTTTTCTTTAGCAGTTCCTAGAACTTGTTCTTCTATAGCCTCTAAGTTAAGATTCTTTTCTTTAATTGCTTTCTATGGAATATAAAAAAGTACACATTTTAgctagatataaaaaaaaatctgttttataAAGCTCTGTGTAGATATCCTCTCGAAATAATTCCCTTGCAATCCTATCCTCAAAAAATGGGggtattttgtatatatattttgtttgagatTCATATTTTCTCATCAAATTGTTTGGACTTGAATCAGAAATATACATAGAGTTGGATGTGAGACAGTGGAGGAGAGAGGTGTCTGCCTGTCTTTGTCCTTAACTAGACACATCCACCTAGAGTAGGCTGCAGGACATACCATGTCATACATACCATGTTCACAGGCTACatgtacacatatatacataattatGTGATGCTAGAAATAGATCATAGCTAGCAGTGTGATGAAGGATTGATGAATACCATAAATTCACTGACTTGCCATGgatgggttaaaaaaaaaaaaaagcctacagTGTAAGGGAAATTGCTATTCAAACTATCAGAAATTGAGCACTAAACTGACTTCAAATAAGATTCTAGATCTGGCCGATCTagattttgctttttatttcaataagaaaagaaagaaattaaaataattacaataaattGAACAAACTAATATCTAGCCATTTGgccatgtttaaaaaattaaaacagattttCATTTAAATCAAAGTTAGCAAAAGGTTACTACACTACTggatctataatatatttttgtgattTGACAGGGGTCACCTAAGGCCATTGGAAATATGGattttaaacatgtaaaacttgacattgtacacattttttctatTGGAAGTtacaattttgttattgttattcgAGGGTCAACAACTGAATCAGAATGATTTCAAACATCTTCATTGTCAcagcataaatatttttaacagtTCAAAGTAAT belongs to Biomphalaria glabrata chromosome 12, xgBioGlab47.1, whole genome shotgun sequence and includes:
- the LOC106075253 gene encoding BTB/POZ domain-containing adapter for CUL3-mediated RhoA degradation protein 3-like, producing the protein MSGASANQALASCPVSSPSDSKYVKLNVGGTLHLTTIDTLCKQDTMLRAMFSGRMDVLHDVEGWVLIDRCGKHFGSILSFLRDGSITLPDSRRELDELLQEAKYYCVQDLVRQIDTAMNIHEPEPICQVPLITSQKEEQMLVSKTSKPVVKLICNRHNNKYSYTSMSDDNLLKNMELFDKLCLRFNGRVLFIKDVIGSNEICCWSFYGHGQKIGEVCCTSIVYGTDKKHTKVEFPEARIFEETLNVLLYEHRGKGPDAELMQATRGYRDHGTGYHSDDEEDKLDRALRRK